tttggtcctccaataatccgtATCGCATTAAAATCATAATAGGTCCACCTCTAGTCTTGATGTGAATAGTCTCGTGAAAATGTAAACTGACTTTTCAAATTTTGTTTGGGGAGAAAATGCTGAATAATTCAATTACTGGATCCAATGTAGTAGTCTAGCTTACTGTAGGCTATTTGGAATATGAAACAAGTGAACTAGGCCTATAGGAACTTGTTTCAGATCTCCATCTCTGACCTAATCCATCAAGTTGGGTCTGACTACTAGGCTAGCATTCATTCAACGTGCCTTGTCAATGGTGAACTGACTATTATTATCATTAGCAGCCTACTGTTTGTTGACATATCAAGAAGTAGGATCAAGAACTGATTAACTACCATAGGCCTACTAATCTATAACAGTTTCTGTGAAGGAGGGTATTAGCGAAACAGCTCTCTCTGCCGTGTCTGTTTACATTCACACAGTTATGCGCTCTGAACTACTGCAACACCACACGTTTCCTTGCCCGTCAATGTGCTCGCGCCTACTACCATTGGAGATCTAAAGCATGTGTGGGCAAGAAAGTGTTCTGGCTTAAATCTAGTTCACTAGACGCAGTAGCCAACTACATTCGTCAAGGAGCTAACTACGAAATAAGTGGTTGTGTGCTTAACTAACACATAACATTTTGGAAAATGTATTTGACAAACAGTTTGTTCTCCATTTTCTTATCCTTTTTCCACACACATCAGTGTCATCAAAGGATGACGTGGAGAGCTGCCATCCAGCTCGAGGGAGGAAAACAGTATTACGACTAGGCTGGAGCGAAGAGCTAAAGATTCTCTCTCATCGCCCAAGTCCTCTGATTGGCTCAGCTCCAACTTCAGACGGTTGAAACCACAATGTTCCACAACTAGAAGCCTATTTCTGCGTATTTTAGGCTAGTTTTTCATACCAGCGTACTTTGACCTCAAATTGCGTGCATGGTACACAAAATGTGTACATGTTGGCAGGTCTGCTACTCTTTTACTTTCTTGGCTGTTCCATCCTCCACACCAATTTTTCCAAATGCATTGACTTCACCACAACCACCCCTTCACATCCCCCCCCCTCTCACCACCAAGTGTACAGGTGGTAGTCCTCTCAGTAGGTCATCAGGGGATAGAAGTGGTGACACAAACGGGTTCTTGACGATGGGACAGCTAGGCATCTGGATCACAGCGAGGCGCTCAGAGCGCAGGGGCTCAAAACCTTCTGGGTAATCCCTAGGACCTGAGGAGGAGTTGGATGAGGAGGAACTGGGTGACGTTGATCTGTAGTGGGCCTCGTTGTCGAGGGACTGCTGGTGTGACGATGACAGTGACCCTAGGACCTCTGCAGGAAGGAATGACTGGATCCAATTGGATGCCCCGTGTGTGAGGTCACTGATCAGCAAGGCTGTGTCTCTACCTAAAGCACTCAATGTGCTGGTCCCCTCTGTGGGCTGTACTGCCTGAGAGTCTACACCTGGAGAGAAAAGAAAATAGGAAGATGAGGTAATTGTGGGGGGGCAAAACAATACAGTTATTTAATACCTACACACAAAAGCATCACTATTAATGCTGAGACACTCTTTGCCCCTCTTTAACTCATTTCCATAAGCTTTGACTAATACCCTCATTCATTtcacatccttccttccttccttacctGCGTAGGCATTGAGGCACTTGGAGAGCACTCCTAATGGTAGTAGTGGGTCAATGAGGGTGAGCAGACGGGAGGGCGAGGCGTCAATGGTGAGCAGGGTAGCTGGATAGGCAGCCATTATACCATCTGGGACACGCACATCGCAGGCTATGGCCCTCATAGACACTGTGATGCAGAGGTTCCCCCCAGCACTGTCCCCAGCCAGACACACACGCTCAGCCGTGGAGCCTGGGGCAGAGGGACAGAGCAATCAGTACCAGCTGGTCTGATACAGGAGGTTGTTATAATTCTGCAATAATTTCTTTGGTTCTAAACTCTAACACATTAGTAACAACACAGACCCAGAAGATGGCAGTTCTTGAGGGCCCAACAGTAGGCATAGAAGCACTCCTCCAGGGCTCTGGGAAATGGGGCCTCAGGGGCAAGGGAGTAGTCCACAGACAGAATGGGGACATTTAGATCCTTGGACCAGCTCTTCAGATAGTTCTGGGAAATAAAAGGAGGATGGAGGACAAATGGAGTGATGAGAAAATGGGAGAATTGACAGGAAAATTAGACATAACTGTTAAAAGAGAGGAAAGTAGACTTCAAGGTAAGTGCTGAGCCCCACTTAACTTGAATACTGAGAGACTGAGGTGACTGATTAGATTAAGTAATTGCAGGCTTCACATCACAATGCCTGGCCGACCATACCTCATGGGATTTCGAGGTCTGGGCCACGAAGCCTCCTCCATGGAAGTGGATCAGCAACCAGGGGGAGTGAGGGTGCTTCTGAGCACCAAACGGTACCAAAGACACAGAGATGGGGGTAGCTTCTGTACGAGAGAAAGCCAGCAGCTCGTTACTGTcctgaaggaagagagagaactaGATGTTTGTGTCATAACGTAACCCTTTTTACACTAACATGATTAAACTGTGCAGAACTTTGATAAAAACATCACATAGTAACCACCGAGGTTACAGCTGAGAGCTCACCTGCCCTTCTCGAAGTTCATAGGAGATGAGCCGCACATTAACAGGTCCAGGGCCCCAGTGGGCCACCGGAGGGGACACAGAGGCAAAGAGACGGGGGTCTGAGGCCAGGGGGAGGCGCAGTGGTTCAGGAGgtatggtcagagtgaggttcaGCTGCACTAGGTTAGAGGCTACACTGGCCAAGCCCTGTGGGAGAAAGGGTCTTAAAAGCAATCAAACCAACAGAAGGTTTGGAAGAGCAAGAAAAGAGTGAGTAAGTAAGGGAAACAGAGACCTAAGAGAGACTGCGAGATTCAAGACATCTTTATTTGCATACAATATCATATTACTAGTCGACTCCCTTCTGCCCTCACCGATAGAAGCTCTGATTCTGTGAGGTTCCAGAAAGACTTCCAGAACTTCATGTCCAGATTCTGGGTGATCCGCTCAAACTCTGCTCCCCTCAGCTCTGGATCAATGACATACTTCGCAGAGGTAAGGAAGGAGAAAGCTGCCATGCCTTAAGGAAATGGAGAGTGTATGCAAAGTCTGTAGGGCAGTGCATACTATGCAATTAACTTTTAAAATGTCAAAGGATAACCACAAATCTTACAAGAGGCCCTAAGAAGTAGATAGTCACTCAGGTTTATTGCGGCAAGTACTATTATGAAAGTTCAAATCAGGAAGGCTGGTCTGAATGTTTAACTTCATCCATAACATTAATTCACTTTTGTTTCCTATTCTACAGGCATAGTGGGAATGAATACAAACGTATCATCATCAGATTAGCATCTGGTTTCTCCTCCTTTTTCCTATTTCCCATGTGTGGAAGGTCATTCACCCATTTACCTTGTAGCTTATAAGCACGGCACAATAATGCATATGCCTCACGCTTGCTGTTTAACCGATGGGCTGGGCTCACTTTTGCAAttatcaccttcctctctctctcagccaataGGCGTAAATCTTGGGTTACATTTGTGACAAACGTAGCCACGCTCTCTTACTTACTGTATTATAGAAAAAGGGGTTTGATGCCAGCAGTCGTGCATAGGACTACCTTACCATCACATCATCTGGCTCCGAGGACCTTCCCTCAGAGACGAGACCATTCCTCAAACTACTTAATAAAATGTCATTgcattcagtctgtg
Above is a genomic segment from Oncorhynchus masou masou isolate Uvic2021 chromosome 12, UVic_Omas_1.1, whole genome shotgun sequence containing:
- the lipea gene encoding lipase, hormone-sensitive a isoform X2 translates to MAWRAVFTALEAVCEENITALSGPTDLLCGNASGRLLTCMRKIQDHGRALEPVVAGFTAVYHHYDFDANTPGNGYRTLVKGQPQCLRDGSLLQCPVSAAGPPLPCSASAPRQRSWATVLPAGWRAEQEVYEGVHLHAQGLLLWPLPGLSGMAAFSFLTSAKYVIDPELRGAEFERITQNLDMKFWKSFWNLTESELLSGLASVASNLVQLNLTLTIPPEPLRLPLASDPRLFASVSPPVAHWGPGPVNVRLISYELREGQDSNELLAFSRTEATPISVSLVPFGAQKHPHSPWLLIHFHGGGFVAQTSKSHENYLKSWSKDLNVPILSVDYSLAPEAPFPRALEECFYAYCWALKNCHLLGSTAERVCLAGDSAGGNLCITVSMRAIACDVRVPDGIMAAYPATLLTIDASPSRLLTLIDPLLPLGVLSKCLNAYAGVDSQAVQPTEGTSTLSALGRDTALLISDLTHGASNWIQSFLPAEVLGSLSSSHQQSLDNEAHYRSTSPSSSSSNSSSGPRDYPEGFEPLRSERLAVIQMPSCPIVKNPFVSPLLSPDDLLRGLPPVHLVASALDALLDDSVMFAKKLRDMGQPVTLRVVEDLPHGFLSLLGLAKETQVASDICVARIREVFQQQTPPPCTNKQPKLERTNHGPSN
- the lipea gene encoding lipase, hormone-sensitive a isoform X3, with product MEAYSSALCQLRALLYLAQRLLHDNGHGQLYSLQDGELSRRFMREYTSMHKACFYGRCLGFQFSPTLRPFLQTVVISMVSFGESYGKQQSGLGMAAFSFLTSAKYVIDPELRGAEFERITQNLDMKFWKSFWNLTESELLSGLASVASNLVQLNLTLTIPPEPLRLPLASDPRLFASVSPPVAHWGPGPVNVRLISYELREGQDSNELLAFSRTEATPISVSLVPFGAQKHPHSPWLLIHFHGGGFVAQTSKSHENYLKSWSKDLNVPILSVDYSLAPEAPFPRALEECFYAYCWALKNCHLLGSTAERVCLAGDSAGGNLCITVSMRAIACDVRVPDGIMAAYPATLLTIDASPSRLLTLIDPLLPLGVLSKCLNAYAGVDSQAVQPTEGTSTLSALGRDTALLISDLTHGASNWIQSFLPAEVLGSLSSSHQQSLDNEAHYRSTSPSSSSSNSSSGPRDYPEGFEPLRSERLAVIQMPSCPIVKNPFVSPLLSPDDLLRGLPPVHLVASALDALLDDSVMFAKKLRDMGQPVTLRVVEDLPHGFLSLLGLAKETQVASDICVARIREVFQQQTPPPCTNKQPKLERTNHGPSN
- the lipea gene encoding lipase, hormone-sensitive a isoform X1 encodes the protein MAWRAVFTALEAVCEENITALSGPTDLLCGNASGRLLTCMRKIQDHGRALEPVVAGFTAVYHHYDFDANTPGNGYRTLVKVLQSCLLHIIHKGRYIASNCHRAFFRANHNASEMEAYSSALCQLRALLYLAQRLLHDNGHGQLYSLQDGELSRRFMREYTSMHKACFYGRCLGFQFSPTLRPFLQTVVISMVSFGESYGKQQSGLGMAAFSFLTSAKYVIDPELRGAEFERITQNLDMKFWKSFWNLTESELLSGLASVASNLVQLNLTLTIPPEPLRLPLASDPRLFASVSPPVAHWGPGPVNVRLISYELREGQDSNELLAFSRTEATPISVSLVPFGAQKHPHSPWLLIHFHGGGFVAQTSKSHENYLKSWSKDLNVPILSVDYSLAPEAPFPRALEECFYAYCWALKNCHLLGSTAERVCLAGDSAGGNLCITVSMRAIACDVRVPDGIMAAYPATLLTIDASPSRLLTLIDPLLPLGVLSKCLNAYAGVDSQAVQPTEGTSTLSALGRDTALLISDLTHGASNWIQSFLPAEVLGSLSSSHQQSLDNEAHYRSTSPSSSSSNSSSGPRDYPEGFEPLRSERLAVIQMPSCPIVKNPFVSPLLSPDDLLRGLPPVHLVASALDALLDDSVMFAKKLRDMGQPVTLRVVEDLPHGFLSLLGLAKETQVASDICVARIREVFQQQTPPPCTNKQPKLERTNHGPSN